From a single Mycolicibacterium mengxianglii genomic region:
- a CDS encoding DUF4956 domain-containing protein: protein MNINLQDLSGTFTTFDVVASLLLSLVLSLIIGWVYRYTHKNVSYSQSYVQTLVLVCMVISVIMLVVGSNIARAFALVGALSVIRFRNAIKETRDVGFIFLVMAIGMTTGTRFYVLAIAATIAICLVLVIMSKFNLFKLDVKRQVVKVQVPPEQEYTARVEDTLIEYCSEFELVSIESVRAGALNELYYTAQLKKGKKSGDLIAALSAVNTGQRVTVLTGYDQTDI, encoded by the coding sequence GTGAACATCAATCTGCAGGACCTCAGCGGCACCTTCACGACATTCGACGTCGTGGCATCGTTGCTGTTGTCGCTGGTCCTCTCTCTGATCATCGGCTGGGTCTACCGCTACACCCACAAGAACGTCTCCTACAGTCAGTCTTACGTGCAGACCTTGGTGCTGGTCTGCATGGTCATCTCGGTCATCATGCTGGTCGTCGGGTCGAATATCGCGCGCGCTTTCGCACTCGTCGGCGCACTGTCGGTGATCCGATTCCGCAACGCCATCAAGGAGACCCGGGATGTCGGCTTCATCTTCCTGGTGATGGCCATCGGCATGACCACGGGTACGCGGTTCTACGTGCTGGCGATCGCCGCCACCATCGCCATCTGTCTGGTGCTGGTGATCATGAGCAAGTTCAACCTGTTCAAGCTCGACGTCAAGCGCCAGGTGGTCAAGGTGCAGGTGCCGCCGGAGCAGGAGTACACCGCACGCGTCGAGGACACCCTCATCGAATACTGCTCGGAGTTCGAGCTGGTCTCCATCGAGTCGGTCCGCGCCGGCGCCCTCAACGAGTTGTACTACACGGCGCAACTGAAGAAGGGCAAGAAGAGCGGCGACCTGATCGCAGCGCTGAGCGCCGTCAACACCGGACAACGGGTGACTGTCCTGACCGGCTACGACCAGACCGACATCTGA
- a CDS encoding CotH kinase family protein — protein MTAPRRRLVHRIPKSVRQHWKLLVGLMALVAVVALVFGQVPIRPYITGDPEVLALEITENITGTVDLFDPEVGHTLSIELSDAEYADMLTQFAADGDKKWVTADVTIDGTTISDVGIRLKGNSTLMKLRGDKAGPEGWSGPPSFGAFAAVSADIPTSLPLLLSFDENADGRGYQGLTELSVRPGTPVLNEAVALSMTAMTGQPTQRYAYVTYSINGETTTRLVLEHPDDTYANTLFDADGYLYKARAGSRLEYRGPDQSDYAHQFKQINAADSGNLQPIINFLKWLDTADDAEFDRSLSNWIDVESFSRYVATQNLLYNADDMSGPGQNYYLWYDLGSKKLTVVSWDLNLAMSMGDPEIGPHDPVEMKLPPGVPPPDMPPGGGPLPFEVGNPLKERFLASAAFTDIYENAYWDLYETMYADGRAIDLLDSVASTVPLNDGLSAETLRSEADSLRSWLQDRANSLERRKLADAGRR, from the coding sequence ATGACGGCGCCCCGGCGCCGGCTCGTGCATCGGATACCGAAATCGGTGCGCCAGCACTGGAAGTTGCTCGTCGGCCTGATGGCGCTGGTGGCGGTGGTCGCGCTGGTTTTCGGGCAGGTCCCCATCCGTCCCTACATCACCGGTGACCCAGAGGTCCTGGCCCTCGAGATCACCGAGAACATCACGGGCACCGTCGATTTGTTCGATCCTGAAGTGGGCCACACGCTGTCGATCGAACTCTCCGATGCCGAGTACGCAGACATGCTCACCCAGTTCGCCGCCGATGGGGACAAGAAATGGGTGACGGCTGACGTCACCATCGACGGCACCACGATCAGTGACGTCGGGATCCGTCTCAAGGGCAATTCGACCTTGATGAAACTTCGTGGCGACAAAGCCGGGCCCGAGGGCTGGTCCGGCCCGCCGTCTTTCGGGGCGTTCGCGGCGGTGTCCGCCGATATCCCGACGTCGCTGCCGCTGCTCCTGAGTTTCGACGAGAATGCCGATGGCCGTGGCTATCAGGGGCTGACAGAGTTGTCGGTGCGTCCGGGAACGCCGGTCCTCAACGAGGCGGTGGCGCTGTCGATGACCGCCATGACCGGTCAGCCCACCCAGCGCTACGCCTACGTGACCTACTCGATCAATGGTGAGACGACGACCAGGCTGGTGCTCGAGCATCCCGATGACACCTATGCCAATACGCTGTTCGACGCCGATGGATATCTGTACAAGGCGAGGGCCGGTTCCCGACTGGAGTACCGCGGCCCCGACCAGTCCGACTACGCGCATCAGTTCAAACAGATCAACGCGGCCGACAGTGGCAACCTGCAGCCGATCATCAACTTCCTGAAATGGCTGGACACTGCCGACGATGCAGAGTTCGACCGGTCGCTGTCGAACTGGATTGATGTGGAGTCGTTCTCGCGTTATGTCGCAACGCAGAACCTGCTGTACAACGCCGATGACATGTCCGGTCCGGGGCAGAACTACTACCTCTGGTACGACCTCGGGTCGAAGAAGCTGACTGTGGTGTCCTGGGACCTGAATCTGGCCATGTCCATGGGTGACCCGGAGATCGGACCCCATGATCCGGTCGAGATGAAGTTGCCGCCCGGCGTACCGCCGCCGGACATGCCTCCCGGCGGCGGACCCCTACCGTTCGAGGTGGGGAACCCACTCAAGGAACGGTTTCTTGCGTCGGCCGCGTTCACCGACATCTACGAGAACGCCTATTGGGACCTCTACGAAACGATGTACGCAGACGGCCGCGCAATCGACCTCCTCGACTCGGTGGCCTCGACCGTGCCCCTCAATGACGGTCTCAGCGCGGAAACGCTGCGCAGTGAAGCAGATTCGCTGCGCAGCTGGTTGCAGGACCGCGCCAACTCGTTGGAGCGCCGGAAACTCGCCGACGCCGGCCGGCGGTGA
- a CDS encoding polyphosphate polymerase domain-containing protein, which translates to MHAFNRYEIKYLVDELHVPALRSELAGRMAADPYSPQGGYPVTSVYYDTPDLRFYWEKIEGLRFRRKVRMRLYGAPSDCTDDTPVQVEIKQRVNRVTQKRRTALPYAEALRWLGGRADIDCDASQRPFVNEVSTLMGNLDLRPIVTTGYLREAFIGRDADLGLRVTIDHKVHGRDRDFGFASGAQNRFILPPKLAVVEVKANERVPYWITDLLARLDMSVVRISKYCQSVQAFGLAPRSISGAAELVLPETSEEAVPADLLETPRAAVSPQDQNPFPDISAQPGDHV; encoded by the coding sequence ATGCACGCCTTCAACCGCTACGAGATCAAGTACCTGGTCGACGAACTACACGTACCGGCTCTGCGGAGCGAGCTCGCCGGCCGGATGGCTGCCGATCCGTATTCGCCGCAGGGCGGTTACCCGGTGACCTCGGTGTACTACGACACTCCTGATCTGCGTTTCTACTGGGAGAAGATCGAGGGGCTGCGATTCCGGCGCAAGGTGCGAATGCGCCTGTACGGGGCACCGTCGGACTGTACCGACGACACCCCGGTTCAGGTCGAGATCAAGCAGCGTGTCAACCGGGTGACTCAGAAACGTCGCACGGCGTTGCCCTATGCAGAGGCGTTGCGCTGGCTGGGCGGACGAGCCGACATCGACTGCGACGCATCACAACGCCCCTTCGTCAACGAGGTGTCGACGTTGATGGGCAATCTGGATCTACGGCCGATCGTCACCACCGGCTATCTGCGTGAGGCGTTCATCGGCCGCGACGCAGACCTGGGGCTGCGCGTGACGATCGACCACAAGGTGCACGGCAGAGATCGGGACTTCGGGTTCGCCTCCGGCGCCCAGAACCGCTTCATCCTCCCACCCAAACTGGCGGTCGTGGAAGTGAAGGCCAACGAACGGGTGCCGTACTGGATCACCGACCTACTGGCCAGGCTCGACATGTCGGTGGTTCGGATATCCAAGTACTGCCAGTCTGTTCAGGCGTTCGGCCTTGCGCCACGTTCGATCTCGGGCGCTGCGGAGCTGGTGTTGCCGGAAACGTCAGAGGAGGCCGTGCCTGCCGACCTCCTCGAGACGCCGCGCGCCGCCGTGAGTCCCCAGGATCAAAATCCGTTCCCGGACATATCAGCTCAACCAGGAGATCACGTGTGA
- a CDS encoding sensor domain-containing protein, producing MGRVCSALVVCVALAGCTRLVDPPNRPPGIPVSPITAGQVADLLSKKIQQGDGNLFTTVDPPRCDGIAREVDPPFIFDHRPVATHGGHWVAPGTPEVHIEEMVGVFRANFDPDAALAAAERTIRSCQGVAFTVTSMGGRTYVFELMPPQDSGSPDIVLWSFQSADWACDSAFVAAHNAAIEISTCAEVGGYDVASLARDSLKRIDALANSVA from the coding sequence GTGGGCAGAGTCTGTTCGGCACTGGTCGTCTGCGTCGCGCTCGCCGGGTGCACGCGGCTGGTCGACCCGCCCAACAGGCCGCCAGGAATCCCCGTCTCCCCCATCACCGCGGGGCAGGTTGCCGACCTGCTGAGCAAGAAGATCCAGCAGGGTGACGGCAACCTCTTCACCACCGTGGATCCACCTCGCTGCGACGGCATCGCCCGCGAGGTGGACCCGCCGTTCATCTTTGATCACCGTCCCGTCGCGACCCACGGCGGGCACTGGGTGGCTCCGGGTACGCCTGAGGTGCACATCGAAGAGATGGTCGGGGTGTTCCGGGCCAACTTCGACCCGGACGCCGCGCTGGCGGCCGCCGAGCGCACCATCCGGTCATGCCAGGGAGTCGCGTTCACCGTCACCAGCATGGGCGGCCGTACCTACGTCTTCGAGCTGATGCCGCCGCAGGACTCCGGTTCTCCGGACATCGTGCTCTGGTCCTTTCAGAGCGCCGACTGGGCCTGCGACAGCGCGTTTGTGGCCGCACACAACGCCGCGATCGAGATCTCGACGTGCGCTGAAGTAGGCGGTTACGACGTGGCGTCGCTGGCCCGGGACTCGCTGAAACGCATTGACGCACTGGCCAACAGCGTCGCCTGA